The proteins below come from a single Triticum aestivum cultivar Chinese Spring chromosome 5D, IWGSC CS RefSeq v2.1, whole genome shotgun sequence genomic window:
- the LOC123121556 gene encoding 2Fe-2S ferredoxin isoform X1 yields the protein MLSRISRLGVHALSRARLGQKSVTSRNQEEPIRACMNYVGNRSLCSATEAKVNDRSEQPKAKISVTFVDKDGDETVINVPIGMSMLEAAHENDIELEGACEGSLACSTCHVIVTDVDYYNKLEDPEDEENDMLDLAFGLTETSRLGCQVIASPELDGIRLALPAATRNFAVDGHVPKPH from the exons ATGCTGTCAAGGATCTCCCGCCTCGGCGTCCACGCCCTGAGCCGGGCGAGGCTAG GTCAAAAGTCAGTAACTTCAAGGAATCAGGAAGAACCCATCAGAGCCTGTATGAACTATGTg GGTAATCGTTCTCTATGTTCCGCCACGGAAGCTAAAGTCAATGACAGGAGTGAACAGCCGAAAGCTAA GATATCTGTGACATTTGTTGATAAGGATGGCGATGAAACGGTTATCAATGTTCCGATTGGGATGTCAATGCTGGAAGCTGCTCATGAGAATGACATAGAACTTGAAG GAGCATGTGAGGGCTCTCTTGCATGTTCTACCTGTCATGTGATTGTAACG GACGTAGACTACTATAACAAATTGGAAGATCCTGAAGATGAGGAAAACGATATGCTGGACCTTGCTTTTGGCCTTACAGAAAC ATCTCGCCTTGGTTGCCAAGTAATTGCAAGCCCTGAACTTGATGGCATAAGATTAGCACTGCCAGCAGCTACCAGAAATTTTGCTGTTGATGGGCATGTCCCAAAACCACACTGA
- the LOC123121556 gene encoding adrenodoxin-like protein 2, mitochondrial isoform X3: MLSRISRLGVHALSRARLGQKSVTSRNQEEPIRACMNYVGNRSLCSATEAKVNDRSEQPKAKISVTFVDKDGDETVINVPIGMSMLEAAHENDIELEGACEGSLACSTCHVIVTTTITNWKILKMRKTICWTLLLALQKHLALVAK, encoded by the exons ATGCTGTCAAGGATCTCCCGCCTCGGCGTCCACGCCCTGAGCCGGGCGAGGCTAG GTCAAAAGTCAGTAACTTCAAGGAATCAGGAAGAACCCATCAGAGCCTGTATGAACTATGTg GGTAATCGTTCTCTATGTTCCGCCACGGAAGCTAAAGTCAATGACAGGAGTGAACAGCCGAAAGCTAA GATATCTGTGACATTTGTTGATAAGGATGGCGATGAAACGGTTATCAATGTTCCGATTGGGATGTCAATGCTGGAAGCTGCTCATGAGAATGACATAGAACTTGAAG GAGCATGTGAGGGCTCTCTTGCATGTTCTACCTGTCATGTGATTGTAACG ACTACTATAACAAATTGGAAGATCCTGAAGATGAGGAAAACGATATGCTGGACCTTGCTTTTGGCCTTACAGAAAC ATCTCGCCTTGGTTGCCAAGTAA